Proteins encoded in a region of the Oncorhynchus tshawytscha isolate Ot180627B unplaced genomic scaffold, Otsh_v2.0 Un_scaffold_7692_pilon_pilon, whole genome shotgun sequence genome:
- the LOC121838727 gene encoding uncharacterized protein LOC121838727 isoform X5, translating into MAVRRDECLQDSEDPSIPSPSCSTKPQPTVSPGPDRNHGDQKDKPQGQERVTVSLDINSETPTFNIVVKEEEDWELDNTGESPIHHSAAGERPSTSGEPESDSVSLTICPVSSPQERVPSITLQPGRDPLHQENLSLTPSH; encoded by the exons ATGGCTGTAAGGAGGGACGAGTGTTTGCAG GACTCTGAAGACCCGTCCATCCCGTCTCCATCCTGCTCCACTAAACCCCAACCCACTGTGTCCCCGGGTCCTGACAGGAACCATGGTGATCAGAAAGACAAACCGCAGGGTCAGGAGAGGGTTACTGTGAGTCTGGACATCAACAGTGAAACACCAACATTTAATATCGTAgtcaaagaagaagaagactggGAACTAGATAATACAG GAGAGAGTCCCATCCATCACTCTGCAGCCGGGGAGAGACCCTCTACATCAGGAGAACCTGAGTCTGACTCAGTCTCACTGACTATCTGTCCTGTCTCATCCCCACAGGAGAGAGTCCCATCCATCACTCTGCAGCCGGGGAGAGACCCTCTACATCAGGAGAACCTGAGTCTGACTCCGTCTCACTGA
- the LOC121838727 gene encoding oocyte zinc finger protein XlCOF6-like isoform X4, with amino-acid sequence MDSEDPSIPSPSCSTKPQPTVSPGPDRNHGDQKDKPQGQERVTVSLDINSETPTFNIVVKEEEDWELDNTGESPIHHSAAGESPSTSGEPEQHQMKRRTRQKKTHPCPDCGKHCQTLSALQIHMRTHTGEKPYTCSECGKGFTHQCSLRCHHQKKHSEQIKTDPDDKIGCCCGQEFSSKNVLEVHLKTNTGDKPYTCCVCKKTFTHKALLKVHQRSHTGEKPFSCSLCEKTFTHKALLKVHQRSHTGEKPFSCSLCEKTFTHKALLKVHQRSHTGEKPFSCSLCEKTFTQKGNLTTHEKSHAGEKHPCSVCGKSFTQKGYLKIHQRLHCSEGELSSSVSRALEHRQRRAKATHRCPDCGKEFPQTYYLDRHMRTHTGERPYQCSVCGMSFTQKGNLKTHQKVHTGDYPSSWSTGEGSPCTSGEAEQHQENHADVTSHGCLVCGEEHSNLPELHKHMRSHSGEKCLVCPVCGKTYPREFDFKVHLRTHTGEKPHECIECGKSFVRKQGLRQHQRTHDAKPIGPTRQLGRPKHLTRAQMSKKVPKME; translated from the exons ATG GACTCTGAAGACCCGTCCATCCCGTCTCCATCCTGCTCCACTAAACCCCAACCCACTGTGTCCCCGGGTCCTGACAGGAACCATGGTGATCAGAAAGACAAACCGCAGGGTCAGGAGAGGGTTACTGTGAGTCTGGACATCAACAGTGAAACACCAACATTTAATATCGTAgtcaaagaagaagaagactggGAACTAGATAATACAG GAGAGAGTCCCATCCATCACTCTGCAGCCGGGGAGAGTCCCTCTACATCAGGAGAACCTGAACAACACCAGATGAAACGCAGAACGAGGCAGAAAAAGACCCACCCATGCCCAGATTGTGGGAAACACTGCCAGACATTATCGGCACTACAAATACACATGAGaacccacacaggagagaagccttataccTGCTCTGAGTGTGGGAAGGGCTTCACTCATCAATGTAGTTTGAGATGCCACCACCAGAAGAAACATTCTGAACAGATTAAAACTGACCCGGATGACAAGATTGGCTGCTGTTGTGGACAAGAGTTTTCTTCCAAGAATGTTCTGGAGGTTCACTTGAAGACAAACACTGGAGACAAGCCTTACACCTGCTGTGTGTGTAAGAAGACCTTTACTCATAAAGCATTACTGAAAGTACACCAGCGAtcccacacaggagagaagcctttctcttgctctctgtgtGAGAAGACCTTTACTCATAAAGCATTACTGAAAGTACACCAGCGAtcccacacaggagagaagcctttctcttgctctctgtgtGAGAAGACCTTTACTCATAAAGCATTACTGAAAGTACACCAGCGAtcccacacaggagagaagcctttctcttgctctctgtgtGAGAAGACCTTTACTCAAAAAGGAAATTTGACAACACACGAGAAGTCGCATGCCGGAGAGAAACATCCTTGCTCAgtctgtggaaagagtttcacTCAGAAAGGCTATCTGAAGATTCATCAGCGGCTTCACTGTTCTGAAGGGGAGTTGAGTTCCTCTGTATCAAGAGCACTTGAACACCGACAGAGGAGAGCTAAGGCAACTCACAGATGCCCAGACTGTGGGAAGGAGTTCCCTCAAACATATTACCTGGACAGACacatgagaacacacacaggagagaggcctTACCAGTGCTCTGTGTGTGGGATGAGTTTCACGCAGAAAGGAAATTTAAAAACGCATCAGAAAGTGCACACAG GAGATTATCCCAGCTCCTGGTCCACTGGTGAGGGGAGTCCCTGTACATCGGGAGAAGCTGAACAACACCAGGAGAACCACGCGGACGTCACATCTCACGGCTGCCTCGTGTGCGGCGAGGAACACTCTAACCTCCCAGAACTACACAAACACATGAGATCTCACTCGGGAGAAAAGTGCCTCGTCTGCCCTGTGTGTGGCAAGACTTACCCCAGAGAATTTGACTTCAAAGTCCacctcagaacacacacaggagagaaaccccaCGAGTGCATTGAATGCGGCAAGAGCTTTGTTCGTAAACAAGGGCTCCGACAGCACCAGAGGACACATGACGCCAAGCCCATCGGACCGACCCGCCAGTTAGGCAGGCCAAAGCACTTAACCAGGGCTCAAATGTCCAAGAAAGTGCCTAAGATGGAGTGA
- the LOC121838727 gene encoding oocyte zinc finger protein XlCOF6-like isoform X3 produces the protein MEEDSEDPSIPSPSCSTKPQPTVSPGPDRNHGDQKDKPQGQERVTVSLDINSETPTFNIVVKEEEDWELDNTGESPIHHSAAGESPSTSGEPEQHQMKRRTRQKKTHPCPDCGKHCQTLSALQIHMRTHTGEKPYTCSECGKGFTHQCSLRCHHQKKHSEQIKTDPDDKIGCCCGQEFSSKNVLEVHLKTNTGDKPYTCCVCKKTFTHKALLKVHQRSHTGEKPFSCSLCEKTFTHKALLKVHQRSHTGEKPFSCSLCEKTFTHKALLKVHQRSHTGEKPFSCSLCEKTFTQKGNLTTHEKSHAGEKHPCSVCGKSFTQKGYLKIHQRLHCSEGELSSSVSRALEHRQRRAKATHRCPDCGKEFPQTYYLDRHMRTHTGERPYQCSVCGMSFTQKGNLKTHQKVHTGDYPSSWSTGEGSPCTSGEAEQHQENHADVTSHGCLVCGEEHSNLPELHKHMRSHSGEKCLVCPVCGKTYPREFDFKVHLRTHTGEKPHECIECGKSFVRKQGLRQHQRTHDAKPIGPTRQLGRPKHLTRAQMSKKVPKME, from the exons ATGGAAGAG GACTCTGAAGACCCGTCCATCCCGTCTCCATCCTGCTCCACTAAACCCCAACCCACTGTGTCCCCGGGTCCTGACAGGAACCATGGTGATCAGAAAGACAAACCGCAGGGTCAGGAGAGGGTTACTGTGAGTCTGGACATCAACAGTGAAACACCAACATTTAATATCGTAgtcaaagaagaagaagactggGAACTAGATAATACAG GAGAGAGTCCCATCCATCACTCTGCAGCCGGGGAGAGTCCCTCTACATCAGGAGAACCTGAACAACACCAGATGAAACGCAGAACGAGGCAGAAAAAGACCCACCCATGCCCAGATTGTGGGAAACACTGCCAGACATTATCGGCACTACAAATACACATGAGaacccacacaggagagaagccttataccTGCTCTGAGTGTGGGAAGGGCTTCACTCATCAATGTAGTTTGAGATGCCACCACCAGAAGAAACATTCTGAACAGATTAAAACTGACCCGGATGACAAGATTGGCTGCTGTTGTGGACAAGAGTTTTCTTCCAAGAATGTTCTGGAGGTTCACTTGAAGACAAACACTGGAGACAAGCCTTACACCTGCTGTGTGTGTAAGAAGACCTTTACTCATAAAGCATTACTGAAAGTACACCAGCGAtcccacacaggagagaagcctttctcttgctctctgtgtGAGAAGACCTTTACTCATAAAGCATTACTGAAAGTACACCAGCGAtcccacacaggagagaagcctttctcttgctctctgtgtGAGAAGACCTTTACTCATAAAGCATTACTGAAAGTACACCAGCGAtcccacacaggagagaagcctttctcttgctctctgtgtGAGAAGACCTTTACTCAAAAAGGAAATTTGACAACACACGAGAAGTCGCATGCCGGAGAGAAACATCCTTGCTCAgtctgtggaaagagtttcacTCAGAAAGGCTATCTGAAGATTCATCAGCGGCTTCACTGTTCTGAAGGGGAGTTGAGTTCCTCTGTATCAAGAGCACTTGAACACCGACAGAGGAGAGCTAAGGCAACTCACAGATGCCCAGACTGTGGGAAGGAGTTCCCTCAAACATATTACCTGGACAGACacatgagaacacacacaggagagaggcctTACCAGTGCTCTGTGTGTGGGATGAGTTTCACGCAGAAAGGAAATTTAAAAACGCATCAGAAAGTGCACACAG GAGATTATCCCAGCTCCTGGTCCACTGGTGAGGGGAGTCCCTGTACATCGGGAGAAGCTGAACAACACCAGGAGAACCACGCGGACGTCACATCTCACGGCTGCCTCGTGTGCGGCGAGGAACACTCTAACCTCCCAGAACTACACAAACACATGAGATCTCACTCGGGAGAAAAGTGCCTCGTCTGCCCTGTGTGTGGCAAGACTTACCCCAGAGAATTTGACTTCAAAGTCCacctcagaacacacacaggagagaaaccccaCGAGTGCATTGAATGCGGCAAGAGCTTTGTTCGTAAACAAGGGCTCCGACAGCACCAGAGGACACATGACGCCAAGCCCATCGGACCGACCCGCCAGTTAGGCAGGCCAAAGCACTTAACCAGGGCTCAAATGTCCAAGAAAGTGCCTAAGATGGAGTGA
- the LOC112240719 gene encoding gastrula zinc finger protein XlCGF57.1 — MHEFDERQQSKWRSPGRNHGDQSSRLQGREMLQRFNIVFKEEPEDDDHAPCGQSNTGMSPASSHGSEETTSTSGEPEQHQETHRETHQTEKSSLRETHQTATPSHREIHQTEKSSLRETHQTEKSSLQETHQTEKSSHRETHQTEKSSLRETHQTAASSHHYCCACGQEFPGAYDLMLHQRTHYIRNSVPCGTHTMTAHLQTSAVKRESGHTEEEEEGEEVGGFIKREEAATWDPPQLGMSPASSHRSEETTSTSGEPEQHQENHDTATTSHRCFGCGQEFPAAYDLVLHRRTHIERGFYKSVCGELFYQKELLKTHHQKVDTGIPGQHRKNPKAKKSHDCVVCGKQLSEAMKLKRHMRTHTGEKPHGCSVCGRGFTQKGNLKTHMKTHRGLNPKLWSAGEDSPSTSGEPEQHQKNHTAKTFQNCIECGEMCQTLPALKKHMKTHTSKKPSYQCSLCGAEFTEKGQIQDHQLQHVGEKPYSCPDCGKCFVNESYIKIHQRTHTGERPYSCLVCGNSFVKKAYLKSHVLTHTGEKPYLCSICGKTYSREGTFKIHQRVHTGEKPYLCTECGKRFSCRANLYSHNKRHAGKPIGPKRQLGRPKQLPN, encoded by the exons ATGCATGAG TTTGATGAACGCCAACAGTCAAAATGGCGGAGTCCTGGCCGTAACCATGGTGACCAGAGCAGCAGACTCCAGGGTCGCGAGATGCTCCAAAGATTTAACATTGTATTCAAAGAGGAGCCAGAAGATGACGATCATGCACCTTGTGGTCAGAGTAATACTG GAATGAGTCCTGCCTCCAGCCACGGCAGTGAGGAGACTACCTCTACATCAGGAGAACctgagcaacaccaggagactcaCCGGGAGACTCATCAGACAGAAAAATCGTCTCTCCGGGAGACTCATCAGACAGCCACGCCGTCTCACCGGGAGATTCATCAGACAGAAAAATCGTCTCTCCGGGAGACTCATCAGACAGAAAAATCGTCTCTCCAGGAGACTCATCAGACAGAAAAATCGTCTCACCGGGAGACTCATCAGACAGAAAAATCGTCTCTCCGGGAGACTCATCAGACAGCCGCGTCGTCTCACCACTACTGCTGTGCCTGTGGACAGGAGTTCCCTGGTGCCTATGACCTCATGCTACACCAGAGGACTCACTATATAAGGAACAGTGTTCCATGTGGGACACATACCATGACTGCACACCTGCAAACATCCGCTGTAAAGCGAGAGAGTGGtcacactgaggaggaggaggaaggagaggaagttgGTGGATTTATTAAACGTGAAGAAGCAGCTACTTGGGATCCTCCTCAACTCG GAATGAGTCCTGCCTCCAGCCACCGCAGTGAGGAGACTACCTCTACATCAGGAGAACCTGAGCAACACCAGGAGAACCACGACACAGCCACGACGTCTCACCGCTGCTTTGGCTGTGGACAGGAGTTCCCTGCTGCCTACGACCTCGTGTTACACCGGaggacacacatagagagaggctTCTACAAGTCTGTCTGTGGAGAGCTGTTCTACCAGAAAGAGTTACTCAAAACACACCATCAGAAAGTTGACACAG GAATACCTGGACAACACCGGAAGAATCCCAAAGCTAAGAAGTCTCACGACTGTGTAGTGTGTGGAAAACAACTATCGGAAGCAATGAAGCTGAAGAGGCacatgagaacacacacaggagagaaacctcacGGCTGCTCTGTGTGCGGCAGAGGATTCACGCAGAAAGGAAATCTGAaaacacacatgaaaacacacagag GGCTGAACCCCAAATTGTGGTCCGCTGGAGAGGACAGTCCCTCGACATCAGGAGAACCTGAACAACACCAGAAGAACCACACAGCTAAGACATTTCAGAATTGCATAGAATGTGGGGAGATGTGCCAAACTCTACCAGCACTAAAAAAACACATGAAAACTCACACCAGTAAGAAGCCGTCTTACCAATGCTCCCTTTGCGGGGCGGAATTCACTGAGAAAGGGCAAATCCAAGACCACCAGTTACAGCATGTTGGAGAGAAGCCGTACTCCTGCCCTGACTGTGGGAAATGTTTCGTCAATGAAAGCTACATTAAAATTCACCAGCGAACGCACACTGGAGAGAGACCCTACAGCTGCCTTGTGTGTGGAAATAGTTTTGTGAAAAAAGCATACTTAAAAAGTCATGTACTGACACACACGGGAGAGAAACCGTACCTTTGCTCCATCTGTGGGAAGacatacagtcgagaaggaaCTTTCAAAATCCACCAGAGAGTTCACACGGGAGAGAAACCGTACCTGTGCACTGAATGTGGGAAGCGTTTCAGCTGTAGAGCAAACCTTTATTCGCACAACAAGAGACACGCTGGCAAACCCATAGGACCTAAACGTCAGTTAGGCAGACCGAAGCAACTGCCAAACTGA
- the LOC121838727 gene encoding uncharacterized protein LOC121838727 isoform X6, with amino-acid sequence MAVRRDECLQDSEDPSIPSPSCSTKPQPTVSPGPDRNHGDQKDKPQGQERVTVSLDINSETPTFNIVVKEEEDWELDNTGESLSHHSAARETLYIRRA; translated from the exons ATGGCTGTAAGGAGGGACGAGTGTTTGCAG GACTCTGAAGACCCGTCCATCCCGTCTCCATCCTGCTCCACTAAACCCCAACCCACTGTGTCCCCGGGTCCTGACAGGAACCATGGTGATCAGAAAGACAAACCGCAGGGTCAGGAGAGGGTTACTGTGAGTCTGGACATCAACAGTGAAACACCAACATTTAATATCGTAgtcaaagaagaagaagactggGAACTAGATAATACAG GAGAGAGTCTCAGCCATCACTCTGCAGCCAGGGAGACCCTCTACATCAGGAGAGCCTGA
- the LOC121845404 gene encoding splicing factor 3A subunit 2-like: MYTGGGLEWCCGEEWLTSVNKTWSKLDARGHSELPSVSSHPSASIRQLPSVSSHPSAPIRQPPSVIRSSHPSAPIRQPPSVSSHPSAPIRQPPSVSLPSVSLHPSASIRQLPSASISSSIRQLHPSASIRQLHPSAPIRQPPSVSLPSVSLQPPSVSLHPSASIRQPPIRQLPSVSSHPSAPIRQLHPSASIRQPPSAPIRQLHPSASIRQLHPLPAPIRQLPSASVHPSSVSSHPSASIRQPPSVSSHPSAPSVSSHPSAPIRQLPSSVSSPIQRQLPSVSLHPSAPIRQPPIRQLPSVSLPSVSSHPSAPIRQLPSIHQSAPIHQPPSVLPSVSSHPSAPSPISLHPIRQLPIHQLPSLHPSASHPSIRQPPSVSSHPSASIRLQLSIRQLPSISLHPSAPIRQLPSISLHQSAPIRQPPSVSPHPSASISQLPSVRFVCFLGGSSLYVLILSFYLPSFIVL, translated from the exons ATGTATACAGGAGGGGGCTTAGAGTGGTGTTGTGGAGAGGAGTGGCTAACCAGCGTCAACAAAACCTGGAGCAAACTCGACGCCAGGGGACACAGTGAG CTCCCATCCGTCAGCTCCCATCCGTCAGCCTCCATCCGTCAGCTCCCATCCGTCAGCTCCCATCCGTCAGCCCCCATCCGTCAGCCCCCATCCGTCATCCGCAGCTCCCATCCGTCAGCTCCCATCCGTCAGCCTCCATCCGTCAGCTCCCATCCGTCAGCTCCCATCCGTCAGCCTCCATCCGTCAGCCTCCCATCCGTCAGCCTCCATCCGTCAGCCTCCATCCGTCAGCTCCCGTCAGCCTCCATCAGCAGCTCCATCCGTCAGCTCCATCCGTCAGCCTCCATCCGTCAGCTCCATCCGTCAGCTCCCATCCGTCAGCCTCCATCCGTCAGCCTCCCATCCGtcagcctccagcctccatccGTCAGCCTCCATCCGTCAGCCTCCATCCGTCAGCCTCCCATCCGTCAGCTCCCATCCGTCAGCTCCCATCCGTCAGCTCCCATCCGTCAGCTCCATCCGTCAGCCTCCATCCGTCAGCCTCCATCCGCTCCCATCCGTCAGCTCCATCCGTCAGCCTCCATCCGTCAGCTCCATCCGCTCCCAGCTCCCATCCGTCAGCTCCCATCCGCCTCCGTACATCCGTCATCCGTCAGCTCCCATCCGTCAGCCTCCATCCGTCAGCCTCCATCCGTCAGCTCCCATCCGTCAGCTCCATCCGTCAGCTCCCATCCGTCAGCTCCCATCCGTCAGCTCCCATCATCCGTCAGCTCCCCCATCCAGCGTCAGCTCCCATCCGTCAGCCTCCATCCGTCAGCTCCCATCCGTCAGCCTCCCATCCGTCAGCTCCCATCCGTCAGCCTCCCATCCGTCAGCTCCCATCCGTCAGCTCCCATCCGTCagctcccatccatccatcagtcAGCTCCCATCCATCAGCCTCCATCCGTCCTCCCATCCGTCAGCTCCCATCCGTCAGCCCCATCCCCCATCAGCCTCCATCCCATCCGTCAGCTCCCCATCCATcagctcccatccctccatccgtcagcctcccatccatccatccgtcagCCTCCATCCGTCAGCTCCCATCCGTCAGCCTCCATCCGCCTCCAGCTCTCCATCCGTCAGCTCCCATCCATCAGCCTCCATCCGTCAGCTCCCATCCGTCAGCTCCCATCCATCAGCCTCCATCAGTCAGCTCCCATCCGTCAGCCTCCATCCGTCAGCCCCCATCCATCAGCCTCCATCAGTCAGCTCCCATCAGTCAGATTtgtatgttttttggggggttcaaGCTTGTATGTGCTGATATTGAGTTTTTACCTGCCAAGTTTTATTGTtctgtaa
- the LOC121838727 gene encoding oocyte zinc finger protein XlCOF6-like isoform X1 has protein sequence MAVRRDECLQDSEDPSIPSPSCSTKPQPTVSPGPDRNHGDQKDKPQGQERVTVSLDINSETPTFNIVVKEEEDWELDNTGESPIHHSAAGESPSTSGEPEQHQMKRRTRQKKTHPCPDCGKHCQTLSALQIHMRTHTGEKPYTCSECGKGFTHQCSLRCHHQKKHSEQIKTDPDDKIGCCCGQEFSSKNVLEVHLKTNTGDKPYTCCVCKKTFTHKALLKVHQRSHTGEKPFSCSLCEKTFTHKALLKVHQRSHTGEKPFSCSLCEKTFTHKALLKVHQRSHTGEKPFSCSLCEKTFTQKGNLTTHEKSHAGEKHPCSVCGKSFTQKGYLKIHQRLHCSEGELSSSVSRALEHRQRRAKATHRCPDCGKEFPQTYYLDRHMRTHTGERPYQCSVCGMSFTQKGNLKTHQKVHTGDYPSSWSTGEGSPCTSGEAEQHQENHADVTSHGCLVCGEEHSNLPELHKHMRSHSGEKCLVCPVCGKTYPREFDFKVHLRTHTGEKPHECIECGKSFVRKQGLRQHQRTHDAKPIGPTRQLGRPKHLTRAQMSKKVPKME, from the exons ATGGCTGTAAGGAGGGACGAGTGTTTGCAG GACTCTGAAGACCCGTCCATCCCGTCTCCATCCTGCTCCACTAAACCCCAACCCACTGTGTCCCCGGGTCCTGACAGGAACCATGGTGATCAGAAAGACAAACCGCAGGGTCAGGAGAGGGTTACTGTGAGTCTGGACATCAACAGTGAAACACCAACATTTAATATCGTAgtcaaagaagaagaagactggGAACTAGATAATACAG GAGAGAGTCCCATCCATCACTCTGCAGCCGGGGAGAGTCCCTCTACATCAGGAGAACCTGAACAACACCAGATGAAACGCAGAACGAGGCAGAAAAAGACCCACCCATGCCCAGATTGTGGGAAACACTGCCAGACATTATCGGCACTACAAATACACATGAGaacccacacaggagagaagccttataccTGCTCTGAGTGTGGGAAGGGCTTCACTCATCAATGTAGTTTGAGATGCCACCACCAGAAGAAACATTCTGAACAGATTAAAACTGACCCGGATGACAAGATTGGCTGCTGTTGTGGACAAGAGTTTTCTTCCAAGAATGTTCTGGAGGTTCACTTGAAGACAAACACTGGAGACAAGCCTTACACCTGCTGTGTGTGTAAGAAGACCTTTACTCATAAAGCATTACTGAAAGTACACCAGCGAtcccacacaggagagaagcctttctcttgctctctgtgtGAGAAGACCTTTACTCATAAAGCATTACTGAAAGTACACCAGCGAtcccacacaggagagaagcctttctcttgctctctgtgtGAGAAGACCTTTACTCATAAAGCATTACTGAAAGTACACCAGCGAtcccacacaggagagaagcctttctcttgctctctgtgtGAGAAGACCTTTACTCAAAAAGGAAATTTGACAACACACGAGAAGTCGCATGCCGGAGAGAAACATCCTTGCTCAgtctgtggaaagagtttcacTCAGAAAGGCTATCTGAAGATTCATCAGCGGCTTCACTGTTCTGAAGGGGAGTTGAGTTCCTCTGTATCAAGAGCACTTGAACACCGACAGAGGAGAGCTAAGGCAACTCACAGATGCCCAGACTGTGGGAAGGAGTTCCCTCAAACATATTACCTGGACAGACacatgagaacacacacaggagagaggcctTACCAGTGCTCTGTGTGTGGGATGAGTTTCACGCAGAAAGGAAATTTAAAAACGCATCAGAAAGTGCACACAG GAGATTATCCCAGCTCCTGGTCCACTGGTGAGGGGAGTCCCTGTACATCGGGAGAAGCTGAACAACACCAGGAGAACCACGCGGACGTCACATCTCACGGCTGCCTCGTGTGCGGCGAGGAACACTCTAACCTCCCAGAACTACACAAACACATGAGATCTCACTCGGGAGAAAAGTGCCTCGTCTGCCCTGTGTGTGGCAAGACTTACCCCAGAGAATTTGACTTCAAAGTCCacctcagaacacacacaggagagaaaccccaCGAGTGCATTGAATGCGGCAAGAGCTTTGTTCGTAAACAAGGGCTCCGACAGCACCAGAGGACACATGACGCCAAGCCCATCGGACCGACCCGCCAGTTAGGCAGGCCAAAGCACTTAACCAGGGCTCAAATGTCCAAGAAAGTGCCTAAGATGGAGTGA
- the LOC121838727 gene encoding oocyte zinc finger protein XlCOF6-like isoform X2 yields MMRLCFLDSEDPSIPSPSCSTKPQPTVSPGPDRNHGDQKDKPQGQERVTVSLDINSETPTFNIVVKEEEDWELDNTGESPIHHSAAGESPSTSGEPEQHQMKRRTRQKKTHPCPDCGKHCQTLSALQIHMRTHTGEKPYTCSECGKGFTHQCSLRCHHQKKHSEQIKTDPDDKIGCCCGQEFSSKNVLEVHLKTNTGDKPYTCCVCKKTFTHKALLKVHQRSHTGEKPFSCSLCEKTFTHKALLKVHQRSHTGEKPFSCSLCEKTFTHKALLKVHQRSHTGEKPFSCSLCEKTFTQKGNLTTHEKSHAGEKHPCSVCGKSFTQKGYLKIHQRLHCSEGELSSSVSRALEHRQRRAKATHRCPDCGKEFPQTYYLDRHMRTHTGERPYQCSVCGMSFTQKGNLKTHQKVHTGDYPSSWSTGEGSPCTSGEAEQHQENHADVTSHGCLVCGEEHSNLPELHKHMRSHSGEKCLVCPVCGKTYPREFDFKVHLRTHTGEKPHECIECGKSFVRKQGLRQHQRTHDAKPIGPTRQLGRPKHLTRAQMSKKVPKME; encoded by the exons ATGATGCGACTTTGTTTTCTA GACTCTGAAGACCCGTCCATCCCGTCTCCATCCTGCTCCACTAAACCCCAACCCACTGTGTCCCCGGGTCCTGACAGGAACCATGGTGATCAGAAAGACAAACCGCAGGGTCAGGAGAGGGTTACTGTGAGTCTGGACATCAACAGTGAAACACCAACATTTAATATCGTAgtcaaagaagaagaagactggGAACTAGATAATACAG GAGAGAGTCCCATCCATCACTCTGCAGCCGGGGAGAGTCCCTCTACATCAGGAGAACCTGAACAACACCAGATGAAACGCAGAACGAGGCAGAAAAAGACCCACCCATGCCCAGATTGTGGGAAACACTGCCAGACATTATCGGCACTACAAATACACATGAGaacccacacaggagagaagccttataccTGCTCTGAGTGTGGGAAGGGCTTCACTCATCAATGTAGTTTGAGATGCCACCACCAGAAGAAACATTCTGAACAGATTAAAACTGACCCGGATGACAAGATTGGCTGCTGTTGTGGACAAGAGTTTTCTTCCAAGAATGTTCTGGAGGTTCACTTGAAGACAAACACTGGAGACAAGCCTTACACCTGCTGTGTGTGTAAGAAGACCTTTACTCATAAAGCATTACTGAAAGTACACCAGCGAtcccacacaggagagaagcctttctcttgctctctgtgtGAGAAGACCTTTACTCATAAAGCATTACTGAAAGTACACCAGCGAtcccacacaggagagaagcctttctcttgctctctgtgtGAGAAGACCTTTACTCATAAAGCATTACTGAAAGTACACCAGCGAtcccacacaggagagaagcctttctcttgctctctgtgtGAGAAGACCTTTACTCAAAAAGGAAATTTGACAACACACGAGAAGTCGCATGCCGGAGAGAAACATCCTTGCTCAgtctgtggaaagagtttcacTCAGAAAGGCTATCTGAAGATTCATCAGCGGCTTCACTGTTCTGAAGGGGAGTTGAGTTCCTCTGTATCAAGAGCACTTGAACACCGACAGAGGAGAGCTAAGGCAACTCACAGATGCCCAGACTGTGGGAAGGAGTTCCCTCAAACATATTACCTGGACAGACacatgagaacacacacaggagagaggcctTACCAGTGCTCTGTGTGTGGGATGAGTTTCACGCAGAAAGGAAATTTAAAAACGCATCAGAAAGTGCACACAG GAGATTATCCCAGCTCCTGGTCCACTGGTGAGGGGAGTCCCTGTACATCGGGAGAAGCTGAACAACACCAGGAGAACCACGCGGACGTCACATCTCACGGCTGCCTCGTGTGCGGCGAGGAACACTCTAACCTCCCAGAACTACACAAACACATGAGATCTCACTCGGGAGAAAAGTGCCTCGTCTGCCCTGTGTGTGGCAAGACTTACCCCAGAGAATTTGACTTCAAAGTCCacctcagaacacacacaggagagaaaccccaCGAGTGCATTGAATGCGGCAAGAGCTTTGTTCGTAAACAAGGGCTCCGACAGCACCAGAGGACACATGACGCCAAGCCCATCGGACCGACCCGCCAGTTAGGCAGGCCAAAGCACTTAACCAGGGCTCAAATGTCCAAGAAAGTGCCTAAGATGGAGTGA